Below is a genomic region from Halostella litorea.
AAGCGAGAAGGACCGCCGGACAAACGAGTACCGCCTGACCGGCCGCGGCCGCCGGGAGATAGCCGACCGCCGGGAGTGGGAGGACGGGTTCATCGACGGGGAGATAGCGGAGACCGTCTGAGCCGCCGCCGAAGCGGCCGCCGGCGGGCGCGGCCCACCCACATTAGGCGTCGATCCCGAGCACCCGATTGCAGACGAGGAGCGCGACGAGCAGCCCGAGCAACGCCGCGACCAGCCCGTAGGCCGCGAGCCAGCTCACGCGCTCGGCGAGGGTGCCGGTCACGACGCTGCCGAGCGAACTGACGAGCATCACCACCGTCCGGACCATCCCGAACCCGGTCCCCCGCTCCTCGGGGCCGAGGTGGTCCATGAACCGCGAGTTGACGACGCCGGGCCAGCTCAGCCCGACCGCGACGAGGACGGTCCCGGCCGCGACGGCGAGGGGGCCGTCGAGGAACAGGAACAGCGCGTAGCCGGCGACGCCGCTGACCAGCGACACGGCGATCGCCGCGTCCCGGCCGGTGGCGTCCGACGCCCAGCCCAGCGCCGGCGCGGCCCCGATGGTGATCGCGAAGGTCACGCCGAACACCAGGCTCGCACGCGGCGTCGAGAGGCCGGCGTACTCCTCCAAGAAGGTCGGGAAGAAGGAGGAAAACGACTGCCACGTGAAGAACCCGACCATCGCGATCACGGTCGTAAAGAGGACGCTGGGCCGGCCGAGCAGGGCGAGCAGCCGGCTCACGTCGACCTGGTCGGACAGCGACTGCTCGGGCGCGGACGGCGGCGTCGCCGGCACCCGCCACGCGAACAGGACGAACACGACGCCCGCGACGGCCGCCGGGACGAGGGGGCCGGCCCCCCACCAGCCGACACGCGTCGCGGCGTACGCGCTGGCGACTGGCGCGACGAGGCCGGCCGAGGACGCGCCGATCTCGTGGACGCCGAGCGCGCGGCCGGTGTCCTCGAACTGGCCCGTGAGAAACGCGACCCCGGCGGTGAAGTACAGCCCCGCCGACGCCCCGAGCACCACGGCGAAGAGGGCAAACAGCGGAAACGTCGGCGCGGCCGCGAGCACGGCACACGCGGTCCCGGTCGCCCCCATCGCCAGCAGGACGACGCGCCGTTCGCCGATACGGTCCGCGAGGATCCCGCCGGGGAACTGGAAGAGGGCGTAGGCCGCCCACATCCCCGACAGCGCGAGGCCGACGGTGCTCTTCGAGACGGCGAAGGCGTCGATGATGTCGGGGACGAGCGGCGAGAGCGACAGGCGCGCGACCATCGTCGCGAAGAACGCCGCCGTCGTCACGCCGAGCAGGTCCCAGCCGCGTCCGTTCATTGGTGGCCCCTCTCGGGTCGCCGGCTTCGGAGTACCCCTTCCGGCAATCCGGGAGGCCTACCTCGGACCCCGGAGGACCGGCCTCGGCGGGCGGCCCCGTCAGTCGCTGCCCGCCGCGCCGTCGAACGAGCGCGCCGGCAGGAGGAGGTCGTCGAGCGCCGGCAGGTGCTTGACGTTGTAGACGACGTTCAGTTCGTCCGTGACCGGCGTCCCGACACAGGAGAGCCGGATCCCCCGGTCGACCAGTTCGTCGGAGAGGATGTGGTCGACCGGCATCTCCAGTTCGCCCTCGGTGACCGCGACCGCGCAGTTCGCGCAGGCCCCGCCGCGACAGGAGTACGGCCAGGAGAACCCGCAGTTCTCCGCGCCCTCCAGGAGCGGCACGTGCGGGTCGTTCAGGAACCGGCCCCGCTCCGTGTCGGTGAGCCCCTCCGCGGCCGCCTTCTCGAAGAGGTCGTCGTCGTCGAGCGACCAGCCGTAGTCGTCGAGCACCTCGTAGTTCAGGTACTCGACGCGCGTCCCCTCGGGCCGGGCCGGCTCGTCGTCCGCGTCGCCGCCGTCGTCCATCGACGGCGCGTCGGGCAGCCGGCGCTCGGACTGGATCGCCTCGTAGGCCGCCTGCACCCGGCGGAACTCCCGCGCGGAGCCGTTCTGGTCGGGGTGGGTCTCCAGCACCCGCCGGCGGTACGCTCGCTCGACCTCCTCCTCGTCCGCGGTCGGGTCGACCCGGAGGACCTCGAACGGGGAATCCATGGACGCCGCTAGGGCGATGGAAAGGATATACCTTCGGCTGGCGGCGCCCTCGGCCGCGACGGCGGTCGCTTTTGAGGGCCGCCGTGAGCGACCTGCGGGTCCTCCCGCTGGCCGTGGCGGCGTAGGTCCTCGGCGACGCGGTGTCGGTCACGGGCGTCGTCGCGCTCGGGGAGCGTCAGTCGCCGTCGCCGTCCGCCCGCGGCGCGGTCACCAGAAGCGACCGGACGCGCGTCCGGTCCATCCGTTCGACTTCGACGCGGACCCCCTCGTGCTCGACGACCTCGCCGGCCTCGGGGAGCCGGCCGAGCCGGTCGATGACGAACCCCGCGACCGTCTCGTACTCGGGTTTTTCCGGGAGTTCCACCCCCAGCGTCTCGTTTAGCTCGTGGACGTTGACGGTGCCCCGGACCCGCGCCCGTCGGTCGCCGAGGGGCTCTATCGCCGGGCGTTCGGCCCCCGCGAGGACCTCTCCGACGATCTCCTCGATGACGTCGTCGAGCGTGACCAGCCCCTGTGTCGCGCCGAACTCGTCGACGACGATCGCCATGTCGTGGCCCGCCGCGCGCATCTCGGCCAGCAGTTCGTCGATGTCCTTCGTCTCGGGCACCTGCAGGGCCGGGGACGCGACGTCGCCGACCGCGGTCGCGTCGCCGTCGCGTCGAGCGCGCACGAGCGTCGGCAGGTCGACGGTTCCCACGACGGTGTCGAGCGTGTCGCGGTACACGGGGATCCTGTCGTGGCCCTCGTCGACGCAGACGTCGATCGCCTCGTCGACGGTCGCGTCGGCCTCGACCGCCGTGACGTCGAGGCGGGACCGCATCACCTCCTTCGCGATCCGGTTTCTGAACTCGAAGATCCCGAGCAGCACCTCCCGTTCCTGCGGCTCGATGACCCCCTCGCGCTCGCCGGACTCGATCAGCTGCTGGAGCTCCGCGCGGGTGACGTACGGCGATTCGAGGTCCCCGGCGGTCCCGACCAGGCGGTTGACCGCCCGGGTGAGCGCGTCGAAAAACACCACCAGGGGGTACATGACGTACTCCGAGACCTGCAGGGGCCGCGCGATGCGCCGAGCCCAGCCCTCCGTGTGCTCGACGGCGTAGGACTTCGGGACGCTCTCGCCGAACAGCAACACGAGCGCCGTGATGCCGAACGTCGAGAGCAGCACCGACTCGGCCGGCGAGAAGTGGATCGCGAGCACCGTCGTCGAGATGGAGGCCATGGCGATGTTGACCACGTTGTTCCCGACGAGGATCGTCACCAGCAACCGGTTCGGGTCGGCCTTGAGGTCGCGGACGAGCGTCGCCCCGGGGCGGCCCTCGTCGACCATCGCCTCCACCCTGTACTCGGGGAGCGAGAACAGCGCGATCTCAGAGGAGGAGAAAAAGCCCGACAGCGCGATGAGGACGGCGATCGTGGCTGCACCGCCGTACGTCACCGTCCGGGACGTGAACTCGACGCCGATCTGCTGGATCGCGGCTTCCATGGGGGAGACGTACGTTTCCCGGAGGATAAGGCGTGGCGCTCGAAGCGGGGCCGCCGCGACGGCCGACCGTGGGCGTGCGAACCAAATCCACACCAACATTATATCGGTTCGAAATAACCGTCCGGAAGTCAGCCGATGTCGCGCCTCTCCAAGTCCGCGGTCATCACCCGCTACTACCTCTACCGTGCGACCGCCCGCCCCGGCTTCCACTACCCCGTGTACACGCTGTTCCTGCTGTGGAACGGCCTCAGCTTCGCCCAGATCGGCCTGATCGCGACGATTCAGGCCGTCGTCGTCGTGACCGGCGAGGTGCCGACGGGGTACGTCGGCGACCGCATCGGTCGCCGGAACAGCCTCGCGGTCGGCTCCGCGCTGATGGTCGTCTCGAACGCCAGCTACCTCGTGGCCACCGACTTCGTCGGCTTCACGTTCACGTTCGTGATGCTGTCGTTCGGCGGCACGTTCATCTCGGGGAGCGGGACCGCGTGGCTGTACGACACCCTCGCGGAGCACGACGTCGAGGACGAGTTCACCCGCGTCCAGGGCCGCGGCCGGGCGATCGGCCAGTGGGTGAGCGTCGTCACCCTGATCGCCGGCGGGGGCCTCTACGCGACGAACCGCTTCTACCCGTTCTACGCGGGCGTCGCGGTGGCGCTTTTGAACCTCGTGCTCGTCCTCCGCCTCCCCCAGAACCGGGCCTACGACGACGACGAGGACACCGACGAGGAGGTGCTGACCATCGTCGACGCGCTCCCGGTCATCCGCGAGCAACTCGCCGCGCCGAGCCTCCGGTCGTTCGTCGTCTACCTCTCGCTGTTCAGCGGCGCGATCCTCACGATGGACATGTGGATCCAGCCCATCGCACAGACCTCCCTGGAGGCCAGCGTCGGGCCGACGCTCGAACGCTGGGGGCTGGCCGAGCCGACGACTATCGGGTTCCTGTACGCCTCGTTCACCGTCGTCTCGGCGGTGAGCAGCGACTACGCCAGCGACCTCGAATCGCTGCTGGGCGTGCGCAAGACGATGTTCCTCGTCCCCGTCGGCATCGCGGCGACGTACGTCGCGGCGGGGCTGGTCCCCGTGCTCGCGTTCCCCATGTTCTTCGCGATGAAGGGCGGCAGTTCGGTGCTCCGGCCGATCTACCAGGGGTACATCAACGACCAGGTGCAGTCGGTCGGCCGGGCGACGCTGCTGTCGTCGGTCGCGATGCTGCGTTCGGTCGCCGGCATCCCGTTCCGCGTGGGGAGCGGCGTCCTCGCCACG
It encodes:
- the fer gene encoding ferredoxin Fer; its protein translation is MDSPFEVLRVDPTADEEEVERAYRRRVLETHPDQNGSAREFRRVQAAYEAIQSERRLPDAPSMDDGGDADDEPARPEGTRVEYLNYEVLDDYGWSLDDDDLFEKAAAEGLTDTERGRFLNDPHVPLLEGAENCGFSWPYSCRGGACANCAVAVTEGELEMPVDHILSDELVDRGIRLSCVGTPVTDELNVVYNVKHLPALDDLLLPARSFDGAAGSD
- a CDS encoding MFS transporter; this translates as MSRLSKSAVITRYYLYRATARPGFHYPVYTLFLLWNGLSFAQIGLIATIQAVVVVTGEVPTGYVGDRIGRRNSLAVGSALMVVSNASYLVATDFVGFTFTFVMLSFGGTFISGSGTAWLYDTLAEHDVEDEFTRVQGRGRAIGQWVSVVTLIAGGGLYATNRFYPFYAGVAVALLNLVLVLRLPQNRAYDDDEDTDEEVLTIVDALPVIREQLAAPSLRSFVVYLSLFSGAILTMDMWIQPIAQTSLEASVGPTLERWGLAEPTTIGFLYASFTVVSAVSSDYASDLESLLGVRKTMFLVPVGIAATYVAAGLVPVLAFPMFFAMKGGSSVLRPIYQGYINDQVQSVGRATLLSSVAMLRSVAGIPFRVGSGVLATWWSTLDAVALLGGVFIVGAVLLFALSPPVKSGYDAPAASAAD
- a CDS encoding hemolysin family protein — encoded protein: MEAAIQQIGVEFTSRTVTYGGAATIAVLIALSGFFSSSEIALFSLPEYRVEAMVDEGRPGATLVRDLKADPNRLLVTILVGNNVVNIAMASISTTVLAIHFSPAESVLLSTFGITALVLLFGESVPKSYAVEHTEGWARRIARPLQVSEYVMYPLVVFFDALTRAVNRLVGTAGDLESPYVTRAELQQLIESGEREGVIEPQEREVLLGIFEFRNRIAKEVMRSRLDVTAVEADATVDEAIDVCVDEGHDRIPVYRDTLDTVVGTVDLPTLVRARRDGDATAVGDVASPALQVPETKDIDELLAEMRAAGHDMAIVVDEFGATQGLVTLDDVIEEIVGEVLAGAERPAIEPLGDRRARVRGTVNVHELNETLGVELPEKPEYETVAGFVIDRLGRLPEAGEVVEHEGVRVEVERMDRTRVRSLLVTAPRADGDGD
- a CDS encoding MFS transporter, with amino-acid sequence MNGRGWDLLGVTTAAFFATMVARLSLSPLVPDIIDAFAVSKSTVGLALSGMWAAYALFQFPGGILADRIGERRVVLLAMGATGTACAVLAAAPTFPLFALFAVVLGASAGLYFTAGVAFLTGQFEDTGRALGVHEIGASSAGLVAPVASAYAATRVGWWGAGPLVPAAVAGVVFVLFAWRVPATPPSAPEQSLSDQVDVSRLLALLGRPSVLFTTVIAMVGFFTWQSFSSFFPTFLEEYAGLSTPRASLVFGVTFAITIGAAPALGWASDATGRDAAIAVSLVSGVAGYALFLFLDGPLAVAAGTVLVAVGLSWPGVVNSRFMDHLGPEERGTGFGMVRTVVMLVSSLGSVVTGTLAERVSWLAAYGLVAALLGLLVALLVCNRVLGIDA